A DNA window from Pseudomonas sp. GD03919 contains the following coding sequences:
- a CDS encoding LemA family protein, whose product MSLTAVIVLVVLVLLGAYAVSLYNGLVRLKHGVSKAWSNIDVLLKQRHDELPKLVETCKQYMQYEGATLERVITARSAVASAREQHDVGALGKAESGLRAGLGQLFALAENYPELKANDSFQHLQQRISGLENGIADRRELYNEAVNLNNVRIEQFPDVIIARMFNFPAAELLVFSDAEKADVDMKSLFN is encoded by the coding sequence ATGAGCCTGACCGCTGTGATCGTCCTCGTTGTCCTCGTCCTGCTCGGCGCCTACGCGGTGTCCCTGTACAACGGCCTGGTGCGCCTCAAGCATGGGGTGAGCAAGGCCTGGTCGAACATCGATGTGCTGCTCAAGCAGCGTCATGACGAACTGCCCAAACTGGTGGAAACCTGCAAGCAGTACATGCAGTACGAAGGCGCCACCCTGGAGCGGGTGATCACGGCCCGCAGCGCCGTGGCCAGTGCCCGTGAACAGCATGATGTCGGCGCTCTGGGCAAGGCCGAGAGCGGGTTGCGCGCCGGCCTCGGTCAGCTCTTCGCGCTGGCCGAGAATTACCCTGAGCTGAAGGCCAACGACAGCTTCCAGCACCTGCAGCAGCGCATCAGCGGGCTGGAAAATGGCATCGCCGACCGCCGCGAGCTGTACAACGAGGCGGTCAACCTCAACAATGTGCGTATCGAGCAGTTCCCCGACGTGATCATCGCGCGCATGTTCAACTTCCCGGCTGCCGAATTGCTGGTGTTCAGCGATGCGGAAAAAGCCGATGTAGATATGAAGTCGCTATTCAATTGA
- a CDS encoding GIDE domain-containing protein gives MMQADPFGFFFTLTLTLSACLGGAWWCLRRWSQARHLLDTPTSKIRSAAQGYVELYGVLEALPDMEIRGPLTGKPCLWWRFRIEEYRSSGKKRSWRVIESGTSDAWLRLVDGTGECLIDPRGAEIRAAVRDVWQGNLRHPLGSAKTGLLGFLSSGTRYRYTEERFHVGQPLYAIGDFRTRGAAQQGFDRHAAQGEVIREWKGDYLGLLRRFDSDGNGELDEQEWNRVRLAAQLEAEDRHRQKALEPAQHQMAKPGERQPFILSNSGEDELARSFYWQAAGGAVLCLLGALATAWLFGVQNW, from the coding sequence ATGATGCAGGCGGACCCTTTCGGCTTCTTCTTCACCCTGACGCTGACCCTCAGCGCATGCCTGGGCGGCGCCTGGTGGTGCCTGCGGCGTTGGTCGCAGGCACGTCATCTGCTCGATACTCCCACCTCGAAGATCCGTTCTGCGGCGCAGGGTTATGTCGAACTCTATGGTGTACTCGAAGCGCTGCCTGACATGGAGATTCGCGGGCCGCTCACCGGCAAACCCTGCCTGTGGTGGCGCTTTCGTATCGAGGAATATCGCTCCAGTGGCAAGAAGCGCAGCTGGCGGGTGATCGAAAGTGGCACCAGTGATGCCTGGCTGCGCCTGGTCGATGGTACCGGCGAATGCCTGATCGATCCGCGTGGTGCCGAGATCCGTGCGGCGGTGCGTGACGTCTGGCAGGGTAACCTGCGCCACCCGCTGGGGTCGGCCAAGACGGGATTGCTCGGTTTTCTCAGCAGTGGCACGCGCTATCGCTACACCGAAGAGCGCTTCCATGTCGGGCAACCCTTGTATGCCATTGGCGACTTTCGTACCCGTGGCGCGGCGCAGCAGGGGTTCGACAGGCATGCCGCTCAGGGTGAAGTGATCCGCGAATGGAAGGGCGATTACCTCGGCCTGTTGCGCCGTTTTGACAGCGACGGCAACGGTGAACTCGATGAGCAGGAATGGAATCGCGTGCGACTGGCTGCGCAACTGGAGGCTGAAGACCGGCATCGGCAAAAGGCATTGGAGCCGGCGCAGCATCAGATGGCCAAGCCTGGCGAGCGACAGCCGTTCATTCTCTCCAACAGCGGAGAAGACGAGCTGGCGCGCAGCTTCTACTGGCAGGCTGCGGGTGGCGCTGTATTGTGCCTGCTCGGTGCATTGGCCACGGCCTGGCTGTTTGGCGTGCAGAACTGGTAA
- a CDS encoding putative bifunctional diguanylate cyclase/phosphodiesterase, which produces MKLELKNSLSLKLLRVVLLSALVVGVVLSCAQIVFDAYKTRQAVVNDAHRILGMFRDPSTQAVYSLDREMGMQVIEGLFQHESVRHASIGHPNEPMLAEKSRDLAQMPTRWLTDPILGQEQQFSIKLVGRGPYSEYYGDLNITLDTAPYGESFVTNSVIIFISGVLRAMAMGLVLYLVYHWLLTKPLSKIIEHLTNINPDRPSEHKLPMLKGNEKNELGLWINTANQLLASIERNTHLRREAENSLLRMAQYDFLTGLPNRQQLQQQLDQILEDAGRLQRRVAVLCVGLDDFKGINEQFSYQSGDQLLLALSDRLRSHSGRLGALARLGGDQFALVQADIEQPYEAAELAQSVLDDLELPFLLDQHEVRLRATIGITLFPEDGDSTEKLLQKAEQTMTLAKSRSRNRYQFYIASVDSEMRRRRELEKDLRDALAQNQLHLVYQPQIDYRDHRVVGVEALLRWQHPQHGFVAPDLFIPLAEQNGTIIPIGEWILDQSCRQLREWHDQGFSNLRMAINLSTVQLHHAELPRVVNNLMQVYRLPPKSLELEVTETGLMEDISTAAQHLLSLRRSGALIAIDDFGTGYSSLSYLKSLPLDKIKIDKSFVQDLLEDEDDTTIVRAIIQLGKSLGMQVIAEGVETAEQEAYIIAQGCHEGQGYLYSKPLPARELTLFLKQARRLSSAATL; this is translated from the coding sequence TTGAAGCTGGAATTGAAAAACAGCTTGTCACTCAAGTTGCTCCGCGTGGTGCTGTTGTCAGCACTCGTAGTAGGAGTGGTATTGAGTTGTGCGCAGATTGTCTTCGACGCCTACAAGACACGTCAGGCGGTGGTCAACGATGCCCATCGCATCCTCGGCATGTTCCGCGACCCTTCGACCCAGGCGGTATACAGCCTGGACCGCGAGATGGGCATGCAAGTGATCGAGGGGCTGTTCCAGCACGAATCGGTGCGTCACGCCTCCATCGGCCACCCTAACGAGCCCATGCTGGCGGAAAAATCCCGCGACCTGGCACAGATGCCGACACGCTGGCTGACCGACCCGATTCTTGGCCAGGAGCAACAGTTCTCTATCAAACTGGTCGGCCGAGGCCCCTACAGCGAATACTACGGCGACCTCAACATCACGCTCGACACGGCCCCTTATGGCGAGAGCTTCGTCACCAACTCGGTGATCATCTTCATCTCCGGCGTGTTGCGCGCCATGGCCATGGGCCTGGTGCTCTATCTGGTCTATCACTGGCTGCTGACCAAACCGCTGTCGAAGATCATCGAGCACCTCACCAACATCAACCCGGATCGCCCCAGCGAACACAAGCTGCCCATGCTCAAGGGCAACGAGAAGAACGAGCTGGGTTTGTGGATCAACACCGCCAACCAGTTGCTGGCCTCCATCGAGCGCAACACCCACCTGCGCCGGGAGGCCGAGAACAGCCTGCTGCGCATGGCTCAGTACGACTTCCTCACCGGCCTGCCCAATCGCCAGCAACTGCAACAGCAGCTCGATCAGATTCTCGAAGATGCCGGCCGCCTGCAACGCCGCGTCGCCGTGCTCTGCGTCGGCCTGGATGACTTCAAGGGCATCAACGAACAATTCAGCTACCAGAGCGGCGACCAGTTGCTGCTCGCACTGTCCGACCGCCTGCGCAGCCATAGCGGCCGCCTGGGCGCACTGGCCCGTCTGGGTGGTGACCAGTTCGCCCTGGTTCAAGCCGACATCGAACAACCCTACGAAGCCGCCGAACTGGCGCAGAGCGTACTCGACGACCTGGAGCTGCCTTTCCTGCTCGATCAGCACGAAGTGCGCCTGCGCGCCACCATCGGCATCACCCTGTTCCCGGAAGATGGTGACAGTACCGAAAAGCTGCTGCAGAAAGCCGAACAGACCATGACCCTGGCCAAGAGTCGTTCGCGCAATCGCTACCAGTTCTACATCGCCAGCGTCGACAGCGAGATGCGCCGCCGCCGTGAGCTGGAAAAGGATCTGCGCGATGCTCTGGCGCAGAACCAGTTGCACCTGGTCTACCAGCCCCAGATAGACTACCGCGACCACCGCGTGGTCGGCGTCGAGGCACTGCTGCGCTGGCAACATCCACAGCATGGTTTCGTGGCGCCGGATCTGTTCATCCCGCTGGCCGAGCAGAACGGCACCATCATTCCCATCGGCGAGTGGATTCTCGACCAGAGCTGCCGCCAGCTAAGGGAATGGCACGATCAGGGCTTCAGCAACCTGCGCATGGCCATCAACCTGTCTACCGTACAGTTGCACCACGCCGAGCTGCCGCGCGTGGTCAACAATCTGATGCAGGTCTACCGCCTGCCGCCGAAAAGCCTGGAGCTGGAGGTCACCGAAACCGGCCTGATGGAAGACATCAGTACCGCCGCCCAGCATCTGCTCAGCCTGCGCCGCTCCGGTGCACTGATCGCCATCGATGACTTCGGTACCGGCTATTCCTCACTGAGCTACCTCAAGAGCCTGCCGCTGGACAAGATCAAGATCGACAAGAGTTTCGTGCAGGATCTGCTCGAAGACGAAGATGACACCACCATCGTTCGCGCCATCATCCAGCTGGGCAAGAGCCTGGGCATGCAGGTCATCGCCGAGGGCGTGGAAACCGCCGAGCAGGAGGCCTACATCATCGCCCAGGGCTGCCATGAGGGTCAGGGCTACCTGTACAGCAAGCCACTGCCGGCACGTGAGCTGACGCTGTTTCTCAAGCAGGCGCGGCGTCTGAGCTCAGCGGCGACGCTCTGA
- a CDS encoding ammonium transporter, translating to MKTLVLLLVAVSFAPQAHAASEEAANTAWLVLASVLVFFMQAGFALLESGMSRAKNAVNVMMKNYMDCCFGGIVFWLFGFGLMFGANVTGWFGMSHFALNDGEPWDYTFLLFQMMFAATAATIASGAMAERTRYGAYLIGAVLISGVIYPIFGSWVWGGLYGGQGWLAKLGFIDFAGSTVVHSIGAWCALAGILVLGPRLGRFAPDGKARLIPGHNLGLVALGGFILWVGWFGFNAGSNLEVSSSLGLIALNTHLAAVAGALGALLAQRSTASPVLLTTTVNGSIGGLVGITAGCASMAPGFALLSGLIAGFVVVYGMRLLDRLQLDDVVGAIPVHGFAGIWGTLAAGLFYQGDLFNWERVAVQALGAAAAFLWAFPVALVFYFLLAKTMGLRVSTQHEQRGLDFAEHAEVGYPEFNLTQTFDSEQWSRRG from the coding sequence ATGAAAACGCTCGTGCTGTTGCTCGTCGCTGTCAGCTTTGCCCCACAGGCCCATGCTGCCAGCGAAGAGGCCGCCAATACGGCCTGGCTGGTGTTGGCCAGCGTGCTGGTGTTCTTCATGCAGGCGGGTTTCGCCCTGTTGGAGAGCGGTATGTCGCGGGCCAAGAACGCGGTCAACGTGATGATGAAGAACTACATGGACTGCTGCTTTGGCGGCATCGTGTTTTGGCTGTTCGGCTTCGGCCTGATGTTCGGTGCCAATGTCACTGGCTGGTTCGGCATGAGTCACTTCGCGCTGAATGACGGCGAGCCCTGGGATTACACCTTCCTGCTGTTCCAGATGATGTTCGCCGCCACCGCTGCGACCATCGCCAGTGGTGCCATGGCCGAACGCACGCGGTATGGCGCCTATCTGATTGGCGCAGTACTGATCAGCGGCGTGATCTATCCGATATTCGGCAGCTGGGTGTGGGGTGGTCTGTATGGCGGTCAGGGGTGGTTGGCCAAGCTGGGCTTCATCGATTTCGCCGGCTCGACCGTGGTGCATAGCATCGGTGCCTGGTGCGCGCTGGCAGGGATTCTGGTGCTGGGCCCGCGTCTCGGGCGTTTCGCTCCTGATGGCAAGGCACGCTTGATCCCTGGGCACAATCTTGGCCTGGTGGCATTGGGCGGTTTCATCCTCTGGGTCGGTTGGTTCGGCTTCAACGCTGGCAGCAACCTGGAAGTCAGCAGCAGTCTCGGCTTGATCGCCTTGAACACGCACCTGGCTGCGGTCGCTGGTGCGCTCGGCGCTCTGCTGGCACAACGCAGCACGGCCAGCCCGGTATTGCTGACCACCACGGTGAACGGCTCGATTGGCGGGCTGGTCGGCATCACCGCCGGTTGCGCCAGCATGGCGCCGGGTTTCGCTTTGCTCAGTGGTCTGATCGCCGGGTTTGTCGTGGTCTACGGCATGCGTTTGCTCGATCGCCTGCAGCTCGACGATGTGGTCGGTGCGATTCCAGTCCACGGATTCGCCGGTATCTGGGGCACCCTGGCTGCAGGTCTGTTCTATCAGGGCGACCTGTTCAACTGGGAGCGTGTCGCGGTGCAGGCATTGGGGGCTGCGGCAGCCTTTCTCTGGGCCTTTCCGGTTGCCCTGGTGTTCTACTTCCTGTTGGCCAAGACCATGGGATTGCGGGTTTCGACCCAGCATGAGCAGCGTGGGCTGGATTTTGCCGAGCATGCCGAGGTCGGTTATCCGGAGTTCAATCTGACGCAGACCTTCGACAGCGAGCAATGGTCGAGGAGGGGCTAA
- a CDS encoding superoxide dismutase — translation MAFELPPLPYEKNALEPHISAETLEFHHDKHHNTYVVNLNNLVPGTEFEGKSLEEIVKTSSGGIFNNAAQVWNHTFYWNCLSPNGGGQPTGALADAINAAFGSFDKFKEEFSKVSIGTFGSGWGWLVKKADGSLALASTIGAGCPLTSGDTPLLTCDVWEHAYYIDYRNLRPKYVEAFWNLVNWDFVAQNYAA, via the coding sequence ATGGCTTTTGAATTGCCGCCGCTGCCTTACGAAAAGAATGCCCTCGAGCCGCACATTTCCGCCGAGACCCTCGAGTTCCACCACGACAAGCACCACAACACCTACGTCGTGAACCTGAACAACCTGGTGCCGGGCACCGAGTTCGAAGGCAAGAGCCTGGAAGAAATCGTCAAGACTTCCTCGGGCGGCATCTTCAACAACGCCGCTCAGGTGTGGAACCACACCTTCTACTGGAACTGCCTGTCGCCGAACGGCGGTGGCCAGCCCACTGGCGCCCTGGCTGACGCCATCAACGCGGCCTTCGGTTCCTTCGACAAGTTCAAGGAAGAGTTCAGCAAGGTCTCCATCGGCACCTTCGGTTCCGGCTGGGGCTGGCTGGTGAAGAAGGCTGACGGTTCCTTGGCCCTGGCCAGCACCATCGGCGCCGGCTGCCCGCTGACCAGTGGCGACACTCCGCTGCTGACCTGCGACGTCTGGGAACATGCCTACTACATCGACTACCGCAACCTGCGTCCGAAGTACGTCGAGGCGTTCTGGAACCTGGTGAACTGGGACTTCGTCGCCCAGAACTACGCGGCCTGA
- a CDS encoding DUF58 domain-containing protein, protein MKPSRLLLGLLGGLFVAAVLLGALPLLGMRLADSLMPLAWGLLLALALIAAVDALWLRRQHSPRLERVLPGNLPLGRWSEVQLIAHHDFTQTQEIEVFDHVPEGMEFDFLPQRITLHPGQQTRVSYRLKPLIRGHFHFALCELKLPSPLRLWQAKRLLPLAGESRVYPDFARLYGAQLKAVDDWLSQLGVRQRPRRGLGLEFHQLREFRDGDTLRQIDWKATARKRTPIAREYQDERDQQIVFLLDCGRRMRSQDDELSHFDHALNACLLLSYVALRQGDAVGLATFAGNQSRYLAPVKGPAQLNVLLNAVYDLDTSQQPADFSAAADLLLARQRRRSLVVLVTNLRDEDDQDLLAAVRRLSRQHRVLIASLREEALDRLRQTPVEQFDQALAYCGTLDYLNARADLHERLAAHEVPVLDARPGELGPELVSSYLAWKKAGAL, encoded by the coding sequence ATGAAACCTTCGCGCCTGCTCCTCGGGCTGCTCGGCGGCCTGTTCGTCGCTGCCGTGCTGCTCGGCGCCCTGCCCCTGCTCGGCATGCGCCTGGCAGACAGCCTGATGCCACTGGCCTGGGGGCTGTTGCTGGCGTTGGCACTGATCGCCGCCGTCGATGCCTTGTGGCTGCGCCGCCAGCACTCGCCGCGCCTGGAGCGCGTGCTGCCCGGCAACCTGCCGCTCGGGCGCTGGAGCGAGGTGCAACTGATCGCTCATCACGACTTCACTCAAACCCAGGAAATCGAAGTCTTCGATCATGTGCCTGAAGGCATGGAATTCGATTTCCTGCCGCAACGCATCACCCTGCACCCCGGCCAGCAGACACGCGTCAGCTATCGCCTCAAGCCACTGATCCGCGGGCATTTCCATTTCGCCCTGTGCGAGCTGAAGCTACCCAGCCCGCTGCGCCTGTGGCAGGCCAAACGCCTGCTGCCGCTCGCCGGCGAAAGCCGCGTCTATCCGGATTTCGCGCGCCTCTATGGCGCCCAGCTCAAGGCCGTGGATGACTGGCTGAGCCAGCTGGGCGTGCGCCAGCGCCCGCGCCGTGGCCTGGGCCTGGAATTTCACCAGCTACGCGAGTTTCGTGATGGCGACACCCTGCGCCAGATCGACTGGAAGGCCACCGCCCGCAAGCGCACACCCATCGCCCGCGAGTACCAGGACGAACGCGACCAGCAGATCGTCTTCCTGCTCGACTGCGGCCGCCGTATGCGCAGCCAGGACGATGAGCTGTCGCACTTCGACCATGCTCTCAACGCCTGCCTGCTGCTCAGCTACGTAGCCCTGCGCCAGGGCGATGCCGTCGGCCTGGCAACCTTCGCCGGCAACCAGTCGCGTTACCTCGCGCCAGTCAAGGGCCCGGCGCAATTGAACGTGCTGCTCAACGCCGTTTACGACCTCGACACCAGCCAGCAACCGGCCGACTTCAGCGCCGCTGCCGACTTGCTGCTGGCGCGTCAGCGCCGCCGCTCGCTGGTGGTGCTGGTGACCAACCTGCGCGACGAGGACGATCAGGACCTGCTCGCTGCCGTGCGTCGCCTCTCACGCCAGCATCGCGTGCTGATCGCCAGCCTGCGCGAGGAAGCGCTGGACCGCCTGCGCCAGACGCCGGTGGAGCAATTCGATCAGGCTCTGGCCTACTGCGGCACGCTGGACTACCTCAATGCCCGCGCCGACCTGCACGAACGTCTGGCCGCCCATGAAGTACCGGTGCTCGACGCCCGCCCTGGCGAACTGGGCCCGGAACTGGTGAGCAGTTATCTGGCCTGGAAGAAGGCCGGCGCACTTTAG
- a CDS encoding AAA family ATPase, translating to MSEIPENDNLPVQEPPAATPSNPQAQQRQRASQLAQALRAELRKAVIGQSAVIDDVLTALIAGGHVLVEGVPGLGKTLLVRALARCFGGEFARIQFTPDLMPSDVTGHAVYDMQSEQFKLRKGPVFTNLLLADEINRAPAKTQAALLEVMQERQVTLEGRALPVQLPFMVLATMNPIEQEGTYPLPEAELDRFMLKLRMDYPQQDEELNMVRQVTRSAKADMLEVSPLRTLLQAKDVLALQKIASDLPLDDQVLDYAVRLARATRSWPGLAMGAGPRASIALVRGARARALLRGGDFVLPDDIKSCALAVLRHRVRLAPELDIEGLSVDQVLQQLLDQVPAPRL from the coding sequence ATGAGCGAGATCCCCGAGAACGACAACCTGCCGGTGCAGGAACCCCCAGCCGCCACGCCGAGCAACCCGCAAGCGCAGCAGCGCCAGCGTGCCAGCCAGTTGGCCCAGGCCCTGCGCGCCGAGCTGCGCAAGGCCGTGATCGGCCAGAGCGCGGTGATCGACGACGTGCTGACCGCACTGATCGCCGGTGGCCATGTGCTGGTCGAAGGTGTGCCAGGGCTGGGCAAGACCCTGCTGGTGCGCGCGCTGGCGCGCTGCTTTGGCGGCGAGTTCGCACGTATCCAGTTCACCCCGGATCTGATGCCCAGCGATGTCACTGGCCATGCCGTGTACGACATGCAGAGCGAGCAGTTCAAGCTGCGCAAGGGCCCGGTGTTCACCAACCTGCTGCTGGCCGATGAAATCAACCGCGCACCGGCCAAGACCCAGGCCGCCCTGCTGGAAGTGATGCAGGAGCGCCAGGTGACCCTGGAAGGCCGCGCCCTGCCGGTGCAACTACCGTTCATGGTGCTGGCGACCATGAACCCGATCGAGCAGGAAGGCACCTACCCGCTACCGGAAGCTGAGCTGGACCGCTTCATGCTCAAGCTGCGCATGGATTATCCGCAGCAGGATGAAGAGCTGAATATGGTGCGCCAGGTTACCCGCTCGGCCAAGGCCGACATGCTCGAAGTCAGCCCGCTGCGCACCCTGCTGCAGGCCAAGGACGTGCTGGCCCTGCAGAAGATCGCCAGCGATTTGCCACTGGATGATCAGGTGCTCGATTACGCCGTACGCCTGGCCCGCGCCACCCGCAGCTGGCCAGGCCTGGCCATGGGCGCCGGGCCGCGCGCCTCCATCGCCTTGGTGCGCGGCGCCCGTGCTCGCGCGCTGCTGCGCGGTGGCGATTTCGTTCTGCCGGATGACATCAAGAGCTGCGCGCTGGCCGTGCTGCGTCACCGCGTGCGTCTGGCGCCGGAGCTGGATATCGAAGGCCTGTCGGTGGATCAGGTTCTGCAACAGTTGCTCGATCAGGTGCCGGCACCACGCCTATGA
- a CDS encoding DUF4350 domain-containing protein, whose protein sequence is MSRRAGFILAMALLLILGLIASYMLGKLEPYEDVIEHGPAPEVASSPYLAAEHFLRKQGIAARRAEGLDVLDGLPSEGQTLMLLADRGNMTPRQVERVLQWTAGGGHLLFIAERLWDEEEGKSGDLLLDLLGVQQYMSDELDDEEASEAEAENEQNEEHEAYPQLTKLYLENEQAPAYIAFDTDFHLYDAQNRAHAWANSDSATHLLQLYHGDGLITVLSDPWIWQNRNINEYDHAWLLWYLSQDSAVTLLYHADSDGLARLLLRHFPLALLVLALLIIATLWHVGMRHGPLQAPASRARRQLEEHLRGSADFLLRRSGQHSLLKGLQQDINRRARRRHPGFEKLAVAEQWQVLGRLTRLPAKDISQAMRPLPPQRLSASDFTRQVAHLQTLRNAL, encoded by the coding sequence ATGAGTCGGCGCGCCGGTTTCATCCTCGCCATGGCCCTGCTGCTGATACTGGGGCTGATCGCCAGCTACATGTTGGGCAAACTCGAACCCTATGAAGACGTGATCGAGCACGGCCCGGCCCCCGAGGTTGCCAGCAGCCCTTACCTGGCTGCCGAGCACTTTCTGCGCAAACAGGGCATTGCCGCCCGCCGCGCCGAAGGCCTGGATGTGCTCGATGGCCTGCCCAGCGAAGGCCAGACCCTGATGCTGCTGGCCGACCGCGGCAACATGACGCCACGTCAGGTCGAACGCGTGCTGCAATGGACGGCGGGCGGCGGCCACCTGCTGTTCATCGCCGAACGCCTGTGGGACGAGGAGGAAGGCAAGAGCGGCGACCTGCTGCTCGATTTGCTCGGCGTCCAGCAATATATGAGCGACGAGCTGGACGACGAAGAAGCCAGTGAGGCAGAAGCGGAAAACGAGCAGAACGAAGAGCACGAAGCCTACCCGCAACTCACCAAGCTCTACCTGGAGAACGAACAGGCCCCGGCCTACATCGCCTTCGACACCGATTTTCACCTGTACGATGCGCAGAACCGCGCGCACGCCTGGGCCAATAGCGACTCTGCCACGCACCTGCTGCAGCTGTATCACGGCGACGGACTGATCACCGTACTGAGCGACCCGTGGATCTGGCAGAACCGTAATATCAACGAGTACGACCATGCCTGGCTTCTCTGGTACCTGAGCCAGGACAGCGCCGTGACCCTGCTTTACCACGCCGACAGCGATGGTCTGGCGCGCCTGCTGCTGCGCCATTTCCCGCTGGCCTTGCTGGTGCTGGCCCTGCTGATCATCGCCACCTTGTGGCACGTCGGCATGCGTCATGGCCCGCTGCAGGCACCGGCCAGCCGAGCACGGCGCCAGCTCGAGGAACACCTGCGTGGCAGTGCCGACTTCCTGCTCCGCCGCAGCGGCCAGCACAGCCTGCTCAAAGGCCTGCAACAGGACATCAATCGCCGCGCACGGCGCCGCCACCCAGGTTTCGAGAAGCTCGCCGTCGCCGAGCAGTGGCAGGTTCTCGGTCGCCTGACCCGCCTGCCCGCCAAGGACATCAGCCAGGCCATGCGCCCATTGCCGCCGCAGCGCCTATCCGCCAGTGACTTCACCCGCCAGGTCGCCCACCTGCAAACCCTCAGGAATGCCCTATGA
- a CDS encoding DUF4129 domain-containing protein: protein MRLTEASVAIRPRSAWEAIDLGVLLARRHAGLLMASWALVTLPLFALLCALLWQYPGWAIFVFWWLKPAYERLPLYILSQALFGNTPSLRQVLRALPKLLWPQLLASLTWRRLSPTRSFDLPVLQLEGLGGQARSQRLVVLGQRDSAAATWLTLVGMHLEIALWMGLVALFYLMLPQQVELNWTWESLIAASSGQWLWLEHLSNLLYVLLLIIWEPVYVACGFTLYLNRRTALEAWDIELTFRRLRQRLTGSAYALLLGCALLLTQLPSEAWADTAPAVSEEAKQADPQGPDAPRLLLQPLSSQAARESIKALLDEPPFQHRETVTRWRLGEEKPAEETKPEDIEAFLDMLKNLLKLGEWWKSLDVVAQVFEVLLWAALAALLAFVLWRYREWLQAFGERIGLPTRRRQAAPQQLFGLELAPETLPDDVASEAERLWAEQPRAALGLLYRALLSRLLHEHRLPLKQSHTEGEVLHLVAGLGQQNLEDYSRQLTLHWQALAYGHRLPAESLRQGLCQGWRSLFGQERAA, encoded by the coding sequence ATGCGCCTGACTGAAGCCAGCGTTGCCATCCGCCCGCGCAGCGCCTGGGAAGCCATCGACCTCGGCGTGCTGCTGGCCCGTCGTCACGCCGGCCTGCTGATGGCCAGTTGGGCGCTGGTCACGCTGCCGCTGTTCGCCCTGCTCTGCGCCTTGCTCTGGCAGTATCCGGGCTGGGCCATCTTCGTCTTCTGGTGGCTCAAGCCGGCCTATGAGCGACTGCCGCTCTACATCCTGTCGCAAGCGCTGTTCGGCAACACACCCTCGCTGAGACAGGTCCTGCGCGCCCTACCGAAACTGCTATGGCCACAGTTGCTGGCCAGCCTGACCTGGCGCCGCCTGAGCCCGACGCGCAGCTTCGATCTGCCCGTGCTGCAGCTGGAGGGCCTGGGCGGTCAGGCACGCAGCCAGCGCCTGGTGGTACTCGGTCAGCGCGACAGCGCCGCTGCCACCTGGCTGACGCTGGTGGGCATGCATCTGGAAATTGCCCTGTGGATGGGCCTGGTCGCCCTGTTCTATCTGATGCTGCCACAACAAGTGGAACTGAACTGGACCTGGGAAAGCCTGATCGCCGCCAGCAGCGGCCAGTGGCTGTGGCTGGAACACTTGTCCAACCTGCTTTATGTGCTGCTGCTGATCATCTGGGAACCGGTCTATGTCGCCTGCGGCTTCACCCTCTACCTCAACCGCCGCACCGCCCTGGAAGCCTGGGATATCGAACTGACCTTCCGCCGCCTGCGCCAGCGCCTGACCGGCAGCGCCTACGCCCTATTGCTCGGTTGCGCCCTGCTGTTGACGCAGCTGCCCAGCGAGGCCTGGGCCGACACAGCGCCAGCCGTCAGCGAGGAAGCCAAGCAGGCTGACCCGCAAGGCCCCGACGCGCCGCGCCTGCTCCTGCAGCCACTGAGCAGCCAGGCCGCGCGTGAAAGCATCAAGGCCCTGCTCGACGAACCGCCCTTCCAGCACCGCGAAACCGTCACCCGCTGGCGCCTGGGCGAAGAGAAGCCCGCGGAGGAAACCAAACCGGAAGACATCGAAGCCTTCCTCGACATGCTCAAGAACCTGCTCAAACTCGGCGAATGGTGGAAGAGCCTGGATGTCGTCGCGCAAGTCTTCGAAGTACTGCTGTGGGCGGCGCTGGCCGCGCTGCTGGCCTTCGTCTTGTGGCGCTACCGCGAGTGGCTGCAGGCCTTTGGCGAACGCATCGGTCTGCCGACGCGGCGCCGGCAGGCCGCACCACAGCAGCTGTTCGGGCTCGAACTGGCGCCGGAAACGCTGCCCGACGATGTCGCCAGCGAAGCTGAGCGGCTCTGGGCCGAACAACCGCGCGCTGCACTCGGTCTGCTCTACCGCGCCCTGCTCAGCCGCCTGCTACACGAACACCGCCTGCCCCTGAAGCAGTCGCACACCGAAGGCGAAGTGCTGCACCTGGTCGCCGGCCTCGGGCAGCAAAACCTGGAGGACTACAGTCGTCAGCTCACCCTGCATTGGCAGGCGCTGGCCTATGGTCACCGCCTGCCTGCCGAATCGCTGCGTCAGGGCCTGTGTCAGGGCTGGCGCAGCCTGTTCGGTCAGGAGCGTGCGGCATGA